One Amaranthus tricolor cultivar Red isolate AtriRed21 chromosome 1, ASM2621246v1, whole genome shotgun sequence DNA window includes the following coding sequences:
- the LOC130826914 gene encoding uncharacterized protein LOC130826914 has protein sequence NNNNNNNNNNNNKNNNNNNNNNNNNNNNNNNNNNNNNNNNNNNNNNNNNNNNNNNNNNNNNNNNNNNNNNNNNNNNINNNNNNNNNNNNNNNNNNNNNNNNNNHNHNNNDNNNNNNNNNNTNNNNNNNNNNNNNNNNNNNNNNNNNNNNDNNNNNNNNKNNTKNNNNNINNNNNNNNNNNNNNNNNNNNNNINNNNNNNNNNNNNNNNNNNNNNNNNKNNNNNNNNNNNNNNNNNNNNNNNNNNNNNNNNNNNNNNNNNNNNNNNNN, from the exons aataataataataataataataataataataataataaaaataataataataacaataataataacaataacaataacaataataataataataataataataataataataataataataacaataataataacaataataataataataataataataataataataataataataataataataataataataacaataataataataataacaataataataatataaacaataataataataataacaataataacaataataacaataataataataacaataataacaataataataataatcataatcataataataatgataataataataataataataataataataatactaataataataataataataataataataataataataataataataataataataataataataataataataataataataatgataataataataataacaataacaataagaataatactaaaaataacaataataatattaataataataacaataataataataataacaataataataataataacaataataataataataacattaataacaataataacaataataataataacaataataataataataataataataataataataataataataat aagaacaataacaataataataacaataacaataacaataacaataacaataacaataacaataacaataacaataacaataataataacaataacaataacaataacaataataataataataataataataataataataataataat